In Aurantimicrobium minutum, the DNA window CTGAGGAATCTTTCCACCTCACCCGAGACAACTTGGTTCGATACGCCGGGGCCTCTGGCGATTTCAACCCCATTCACTACCGCGACGATGTTGCCGTCTCAGTTGGACTTCCTGGAGTTCTTGCGCACGGCATGCTCACGATGGGACTAGCTGTTCAACCTGTGTCCAACTGGGTGGGTGATCCTGCTCGCATCGTGGACTATCAGGTTCGTTTCACCCGTCCTGTTCTTGTCGATGGCCAAACTGGCGCAGATGTCATTGTCTCCGCAGCAGTGGGTGCACTGGAAGAAGACACACAGATTGTGCGTATCGATCTGACCGTGAAGTTCAACGACGAGACAGTCCTGGGTAAAGCCCAGGTTCGCGTCAACCTTGCCTAACTGATGAACTCAGTTCCGCTTTCCACACTGACCACCATGCAGGTGGGGGGTCCGGCGCGCGAACTCATTACCGCCACAACGCGGGAGCAACTTATTGAGGCTGCTCTGAATACGTGGGATTCGAATGAGCCCTGGCTCATTCTGGGCGGCGGATCCAACACCATCGTTGCTGACCATGGGTTTGATGGAACCGTTATTCACGTCTGCACGCACGGCATGGAACGTCAGCAAGACATTTCGCGCTCGCCAAACCACAGCACTATTCGCATTGCTGCGGGAGTGAACTGGGATGAACTCGTTGCGTGGAGCA includes these proteins:
- a CDS encoding MaoC family dehydratase; the protein is MVDFSTLSKGDVIAEESFHLTRDNLVRYAGASGDFNPIHYRDDVAVSVGLPGVLAHGMLTMGLAVQPVSNWVGDPARIVDYQVRFTRPVLVDGQTGADVIVSAAVGALEEDTQIVRIDLTVKFNDETVLGKAQVRVNLA